The Chryseolinea soli nucleotide sequence GGTGCCGCCGGCTACCAGGTCGCGGCCGGCCAGCACCTCCGGTTTGTCCTTCCAGTAATGGGCCGCTTCCGTTTGGCGTTCGTAGAATTCATCGCGGTTGGCCGCAACGATGAGCTTATACGCCGGATGATTTTTGAATGCTAAAAAGATGAGGCACATGGGTGGGAGAATTAGAGGATATGAAACAGTGTGCTGGGATACGAAACATGTTTATCGATCGAAGATCCAAAGAAGAACAACGATCGGTTAAAATAATTCCAATTGATCGGGCAACAGGGTGAACGACCGGCGGTGGTGTGGTGTGATGCCCAGTTGGCGTATGCCGTCGCGATGGGCTTCGGTGGGATAGCCCACGTTGGTATGCCAACTGTAGCCGGGAAAATCTTCTGCCAGGCGCATCATCAGGTCGTCGCGATAGGTCTTGGCCAGGATGGACGCGGCGGCAATCGATAAATACTTTCCATCGCCTTTGATGATGCATTCGAATCGCAGTTCGCCGTAAGGCTTGAAGCGGTTGCCGTCGATGAGCAGCAACTCGGGACGCAGCGTCAGTTTGTCGAGGGCCACGTGCATGGCCTTGAACGACGCGTTCAAGATATTGATGCGGTCTATCTCTACATGATCGATCTCGCCAACGGCCCAGGCCATGGCGTCGCGTTGGATGTCTTCGCGGAGTTTTTCGCGTTCTTCTTTGGTGAGTTGCTTGGAGTCGTTGAGGAGTTTGTGGCGGTATTTCTTGGGAAGGATCACCGCTGCCGCCACCACCGGGCCGGCGAGGCATCCACGCCCGGCCTCGTCACATCCGGCTTCGATCAGATCTTTCGTGAAAGACGACTTGAGCATAGTCACAAACTTAATGCGTAAATGATTTCCTGCAAAAAAGAATTGAATAGCTTTGAGCATCACCGCAAAACCGACGGCGAACCATGTCTCAAAACGAAATAAAAAATCCGTGGACCACGCTTTCCGGCGAAGAGAAATACGAGAACCCGTGGATCAAGGTCACTGAATATCAGGTGTTAAACCCCTCCGGGGGAAAGGGGATCTACGGCAAAGTACATTTCAAGAACAAAGCCATCGGCATTGTGCCTGTCGATGCAGAGGGCAACACTTGGCTGGTCGGTCAATACCGGTATACGCTCAACGCCTTTCATTGGGAGATCCCCGAAGGTGGCAGCCCCTCGCACGAGGAAGCCGCATTTTCGGCCCGCCGCGAGCTGCAGGAAGAGACGGGCCTCACGGCAAAAAAATGGACCGAGCTCACACAGATCCACACGTCCAACTCCGTTACCGACGAAGTGGGCTACATCTTCCTGGCCGAGGACCTCTCGCAAGGCGAATCCGCCCGCGAAGCATCCGAAGCCGACATGAAAGTGTGGAAGCTGCCGTTGTCGGAAGCCGTGGCCATGGTGTTGCGCGGCGAGATCACCGACGCGATCAGCATGACCGGCCTGCTGCTGGTGGCCCGGCTGAAAGGTCGTTAACGTCCATCCAAAAACCTGCTCCGATATCCGGCATGACCCTCAAAACCCACATCAAGGAAAATTTTCACCTCGCCTACCCGGTCATGCTCAGCAACCTGGGTCACGTGCTCATGGGCTTCACCGACAACATCATGGTGGGTCATGTGGGTGCCACTGAGCTGGCCGCCGCCGGATTGGCCACTGTGGCGTTCAACGTGTTGTTGCTCTTTGGCATCGGTGTGTCGTATGCCATCACACCCTTGGTAGCGGAAGCCGATGGGAAGAAGGACGATCGCGGCATTGTTGAAACGATGCGGCATGGACTGGTCATCAATGTGATCAATGCCCTGTTGCTGGCGGGGGTGGTCTATGTGGGCAAGCGTGTGCTGTATCACATCGGCCAACCACAGGAGGTGATCGATAAATCCATTCCCTTCCTGAGCATCATCACGTTCTCGCTCATTCCCGTGCTCGTCTTCCAAACGTTCAAACAATTTGCCGAAGGGTTATCCAATACGCGCGTGGCCATGATCATCATGGTGGGCAGCAACGTGGTGAACGTCTTGCTGAACTATATGCTCATCTACGGCCATGGCGGATTCCCGGCGATGGGACTTGTCGGTTCCGGATGGGCCACGTTTTCGTCGCGCGTGTTCATGGCGTTGGCCATCGCGGGTTATATTTATTTTGCACCGGAATTCCGCCGGTTTCGCGGTGGGTTTGTGCTGGGAAATTATTCGCGTGCGCTGTTCAACAAAATGCTGCACATCGGTGTGCCCAGTGGGGCGCAGTTTATTTTTGAAGTAGCCGCGTTCGATTTTTCATTGGTGATGATGGGATGGCTTGGCACAAAAACACAGGCCGCGCATCAGATCGCTATCAACCTCGCCACCATCAGCTACATGACCACGGCCGGGCTTGCGGCCGCGGCAACCATTCGCGTGAGCTATTTCCTCGGGCGAAACGATGTAAAAAATATGAAGCGGGCGGCCTACACTTTGCTCGGCATGGCGTTGGTGTTCATGTCGGCTTGTGCGCTGATCTTTGTGCTCGGCCGGCACTGGCTTCCCGCGTTGTATGTGAACGATGCCGAAGTGCTCCGCATCGCCGCATCGCTCATGATCATTGCCGGGCTGTTTCAACTTTCCGACGGCACGCAGGTGGTGTGCATCTCGGCGTTGCGCGGGTTGCAGGATGTGAAGATCCCTTCCGTGCTGATTTTTATTGCGTATTGGATCATTGGGTTGCCGCTGGGTTATGGATTGGCATTCAAAGCAGGCTTTGGATCGTTGGGGATCTGGCTGGGGCTTTCCATCGGCCTTACGCTCACCGCACTGGCCATGTTCTTTCGATTGCGCTTGCTCATGAATCGCATCCCACAGGCGGTGGCTGCCGCATGATCGTCGCATAAATCCTGTCTTCCCTGGCAGAGAGGAGAAGCGCACTATTTTTTTTCCTATCTTTTCGAAAAGCAAATTCACATGTCCGGAGCCGCCAAACCTGTCAGCAAATCTCAAACGACCATCACCGAGCTTATGATTCCCTCCTACGCCAACTTTGGAGGGAAAATTCACGGGGGTATTCTCCTGTCGCTGATGGATAAGGTGGCATATGCCTGCTCCAGTAAACACGCGGGCACGTATTGCGTGACGGTGTCGGTGGACCGGGTGGAATTTTTGAAGCCGGTGGAAGTGGGCGAGCTGGTCTCGTTGCATGCGTCGGTGAATTACGTGGGGCGCTCTTCGATGATCGTAGGGATTCGCGTGGAAGCCGAGCACGTGAAGAACAGCACCGTGCGTCACACGAATTCCTGCTACTTCACCATGGTGGCCAAAGACGATCACGACAAACCCGCAGAAGTGCCCAAGCTGATCCTGGAAACGCACAACGACGTGCGCCGCTTTATTGAAGCCATGCACATGAAAGAAATCAAAAGCCGCATCAACGAACAACTCGACGATGTGAAGTCGACCCTGCATGTAAATGAAGCGATGGAGTTGTTAAAGAAAGAGCGTTGCGTGATCGCCTTTAAAGACGACGAATAGCCCGCGTGATCAGAACAGAAGTATGACCATTTTTCTTTTCGTTCAACTGTTCCTCGCTTCAAAACTTACTGAATCGCCTATTCTACAAACCTAGTCATGAAATATTTATTACTCCTGCTGGGGATCCTCCTCTTTCCTCCCGCATTCGCGCAAAATCCACTCATCCTTCCCCAACGCGAACAAGCCAAAGTGATCGACGAGATCCTGGACGACCGGCTACGGACCGTGCTCCCTGCCCTCATGCGCCGGGAAGGCTTTGATATGTGGATCGTGATGTCGCGGGAATATAACGAAGACCCCGTCATCAAAACGCTGCTGCCCGCTACGTGGATGGCCGCCCGGCGCACAACCATGCTGGTGATGTTCGATCGCGGCGAAGGCAAGGAGATGGAATACCTCGCCGTGGCGCGCTATGACGTAGGAAAAGTTTTTAAACGCGCGTGGGATCCCGACCAGCAACCTGACCAATGGGCTCAACTGGCCAGCATCATCCAGGAACGCGATCCCAAAAAGATCGGCATCAACAAAGCGGAACACTACGGCCACGCCGACGGCCTCACCGCCAACGACTACGAATTGCTGCTCAAATCCCTGAACAAAAAATTACACCCGCGCATCGCCTCTGCCGAGCGGCTGGCGGTGAGCTGGCTGGAAACGCGGAGTGAAAAAGAGATGGTGATCTATCCGCAGATCTGCCGGATCGCGCACGAGATCATCGAAGAAGGATTTTCCGATCGCGTCATTCAGCCGGGGGTCACCACCACCGAAGATGTGGTGTGGTGGTATCGCGAAAAAATAAGCGCGCTCAAACTCGACACGTGGTTTCATCCTTCGGTGTCCATTCAGCGCAGCGAACCCGATGCGATCTTCACCAAGCGTTTGCAGCCGCTTGTGATCCAACCCGGCGACCTGCTTCATGTTGACTTTGGCATCACTTATCTGCGTCTGAACACGGACACCCAACAGCATGCCTACATTTTGAAAGCCGGAGAAACCGACGCACCCGATTATTTGAAAAAGGCCTTGCGCCAAGGCAACGCGCTCCAGGACATTCTTACCGGCAACTTTGCCCTGAACAAAACGGGCAACCAGATCCTGGCCGACTCGCGCAGGCAAGCCATCAGCCAGGGGTTGACACCCTCCATCTACACGCACCCCATCGGCTATCACGGTCATGCGGCCGGCACCACCATCGGGCAGTGGGACATGCAGCAGGGAGTGCCGGGATCGGGCGACTATGCCATGCACTACAACACCGCCTACTCCATCGAGCTGAACGTGACCACACACATCGACGAATGGAAAAAAGACATCCAGATCAAACTGGAGGAAGACGGCTTTTTTGATGGTGAAGGCAAGTTCCGGTATATCGACGGACGTCAAAAAGAATTGATCGTTATCCCCCGGCGCAGTACATTCAATGGCGACTAACCTTACCTTTGCAAACAAAGTGGCTCGCAAGCCTTCACGGGAAACGATATGAAAATTCTAAGAGGCATTCACACCGCCTGGGGATCACTGGTGTTTGGCATTCTCTTCCTGGTATTGCTGCCGTTGTTTCTTATCCCCATCGTGTTTCCCAGCCAGTATAAGTTGGTGGGCATTTTGAACCGGTGGTGGGCACGGCTACTGTTCACCTTCATCGGCGTGCCGTTCCGGACGGAATATCGCGCGACGCTGGACCCGAAACGGCAGTACATTTTCTGCTCCAACCACTTCTCTTATCTCGACATCCCCGCCATGGGCCTTGCGCCTCACAATGCCATCTTTGTCGGCAAAAGCGGCATCGAAACGGTTCCGCTTTTCGGGTGGATGTATGGCAAGCTTCACATCACGGTCGACCGTAAAAAGCTGAAAAGCCGCTACACCTCCGTGAAGCGCTCGATGGAAGCCATCGACGAAGGCAAAAACCTCATCATTTTCCCCGAAGGGGGCATTGTGACGAAAAAAGACCCGGTTATGGCCCCCTTCAAAGACGGTGCCTTTCGCGTGGCCATAGAGAAACAAATTCCCATCGTGCCTGTCACCATTCCATATAATTGGATAATTTTGCCGCCGGATGAATTCCTGCTGCGCTGGCATCCGCTGAGCGTGATCTTTCACCAACCGCTGGAAACGACCGGCCTGACGGCAAAGGACATCGATACACTGAAACAGCAGGTATTTACCACCATTGAACAAGAATTGAAACAGCACCTGAAAAAATGAAAATTGATCGTGCCCTGTTAGATAAGATCGCCCACCTCTCGCGCCTGGAATTCGACGAGAAGGACGCCGAGAAAATGATGAAAGACATGACGGCCATCGTGGACTGGGTAGAGCATCTCAAGGAAGTGGACACCGCCGGCGTGGAGCCCCTCACCACCATGAGCCACGAGATCAACGTGTTGCGCGAAGACGAGGTGAAAGAACACCTCAGCCACGAACGCGCCCTGAAAAATGCCCCGAAAAAAGATTCCGACTATTTCCGCGTACCCAAAGTACTGGAGTAAGTTGCCTTGCGTTATAGGCTCGCACGCCTGTACCGGATGTAATGTGTATGATTGAATCTCTGATAGACCCGGCAAGTGGTGAAGCACCTTCCGGGTTTTTATTTTTTATCTTGTAAGTACGTATCGAACAAATTTTAAAATGGATAGGGAACCCCTCAACTTCTGGAAAAACTGGCTGAAAGAATACCGCGTAGTCTGGGCGCTGGCCGGCGGCATTTTTATTTTCTCCCTGCTCTTCCTGTGGTACAGTTGGTATCGTGGTCCCGAGGGCGTCATGCATTGGGAGAAATTGCAGGAACAAAAAGTGGTCGAGACCACGGTGCACAGCTTCCACCTCGGACCGTTCGAGTTGAGCGTGCCCGGCGAAAGCTATGTCATCTTCGAGTACCTCGACGGCAGCGATATTGTTCCCAACACCACGGCCTCTTATCTTTTTTTGATCATTCTCATCGCAGCGGCTGTGCTCATCGTTTCGGTGATCACCACCATCGAGCGATTCTGGTTCTTTATCGGCATGGCCTTGTTCATCGCTTTCATCGCCGGGCTCCGGCTGGAGGTGCTGGGTCTCTTTGGGCGGTATGATAAAATTCCGGTGGCCGTCGTGTTGTTCCTCTACGTGGCGCCGGCGTTCTTTTTCAATCGCATCAAGACGACGATCGCGTTTGTCTATCGGTTGATCTTTTTTACTTCGCTCACGGCCATCCTGGCGCTTGTGATCGTTTTGTTTTCGACGGTTCAGTTTCCGTTCTATCACCTCACGCTCACAGGCTACACGCCGGGGATCATTGTGACGGTGCTGTTCATCATCATTGTTGCCCATGAAGTTTTTGCTTCGCTGGTGTACATCTCCAACCAGGGTACAACGAAAAGCCTGCGTCATTTTTCCATCATCAGCGCGATCTATATGATCAACCTCGTGATCACCGGCATGCACGAGCTGGGTATTGTGCAGTGGAAGTTTCTTTACATCAACCTGTATTTGTTATTGACGGTCTCCGCCGTGCTGGGCGTGTGGGGGTTTCGCAAGCGGGAATCTTTGTATGCCAACATCCTCCCGTTCCATCCGTTTGGAGGTTACTTTTTCCTCGCCCTGGGCGCCATGGCGTTTGCCACAACGGCCCAGCTGCTGGGCAATGCGAACGATCCTGCCCTGAAGGTCATTCGCGATTTCATCATCTTCAGTCATTTGGGATATGGATTGATCTTCTTCATCTACGTTTTTTCGAATTTTGTGCTCATGCTGGCGCGCAATATGGCAGTGTATAAAGTGTTGTATCAACCTACCCGCATGCCCTATTTCACCTATCGCTTTGCGGGCATGATCACGATGCTGGCGTTTGTCTTCTATTCCAACTGGCACGAATATGTGTTTCACGGAACCGGCGGATTTTATAACAGCGCGGGAGATCTCTATACGCTGATGGACAATCCCACCGTTGCGCTCTCGCTCTACGACCAAGGCCGCGCCCAGGCGTTCCAAAACAACCGCTCCAACTATGCCCTGGGCCGTCTCAAGGTGACGAGCTACGATTTTGAAGGCGCGCACCTGAACTATACTTACGCCAACGCCAAGCGCCCCACGCCTTTTTCGCTGGCCAACGCCGGCAATGCTTATGTGCGCGAAGGCAAACCGGAGAGCGCCATCGTCGAGTACCAACATGGCCTCCACGTTTTGCCGGGCAACGGCGCCCTGGAGAACAACCTCGGATACGTCTACGCCAAACTCCATCGCCTTGACTCGTCCGTGTTTTACCTGGAGCGAGCCCGCGGCCACCGCCTGTCGCGCGCCTCGGCCGAAACCAACTTCTTCGCCCTGGCCGCCACCGAACATGTGCCGGTGAAAACCGATTCGGTGTTAAAGCTTTTTGATGCTACCGCCCCCGCAGTCGTGAGCAACGCGTTGGCGCTTTCCACGGCGCAAATGCAGGAGTTCAAAACAGAGGTGGATCCGCTCGCCACAAAACAACTCAACCTGTATTCCGCCACGTTGTTGAACAACTACATTATTAAATATGCCACCAGCGTCGATACGGTTTTCATCAACGAAGCCTATCGCATTGCGAGCGATTCGTTGAACAGCGATTTTAGTGAAGCGCTCAAATCATCGTTGGCGTTTGCCTACTATCACCGGGGCAATGTGTCGAAGGCCTTGGAGATTTTGGCCGAGCAGGTGTATGTGAGCCAACAATACCAGGGAAAATTCAATTATATCATGGGGCTGTGGGCGCTGGAGCAGCAGAACCCGGATTTGGCCAACAGTTATTTTACGTATGCCGATACGTACGAATACAAGGAAGCGCGTTTCTACAGCGCCATTGCCCTCACCGAAGCCCGCCGGATTCCGGAAGCATTAATGGCCTGGGACACGGTGTCGCGCGACCGCGATGTGACACGGCAGGCCATCGCCGTGCAAATAAAAAAGATCCTGACCATGCCGTTGCAGGATGTGCTCAAAGGAAGCGATGCCGAAAAATATCAATACTGCCGCTACCGCATCGGCCTGCGCGATTCCACCGACTTCAACCGGATCGCCAACACGTTCGACAACGCCAACTATAAGGCACAAGCGCTCCTGGATCTGAGCCGCCGCTATTTCGAGGCGGATCGCCTGGCGCCCGCCATCAATCTCTTCAACCGTATTGCGGGACTGGAGCTGACGGATAAAAATCTCTACAACGACGTGCGTCACTTCGAGTTGCTTATGCTGGCCCACCGCAAAGAGGCGCGCATGCTGGCCCGGCAGATCAACAAAGACATCACGTTCGACGACTCACAAAGCCTGGAGAAATTCTTGTACACGGCAGTGGTTGCCGAATCCAATGCAGACTCGGTTACGGCCGAAAAGCAATATGCCCTTCTGGCGACATACAATCCTTATTTTGAGGAGGGCATTCTGGCGGCGGCTGATTTTTATCGCGCCCAGGATATGAATGGATTCCGCGCCTACACCATTTTGGCGGAAGCCTTACAGATCAATGGCAATTCGATACGCCTGTTAAAGGCCTACGCCGCGGAGGCGGCCCGGAAAGGTTTTGATCTCTACGCGGCCAGCGCCGCGCAGCGTTTGGGGGAACAGGAGCAAGCGTTGCGCTGATCAGTGCCCGTGCTCCATTCGCTTAGCCGTAGCGTGAGCTCTCTTTTTGCCGGCGCCTTTCTTTGATTTCAAGGGAGTGCCATTCTTCTGTTTGGCTTCTTTCTCCTCTTGTTTCCACAACTTGACGTTTTCGCGGATCACTTTCCAGTAATCTTTACCATAGTCCACAAAGATCTCGGAACCTGCCGGAATGTCTTTCTTAGATTCGATATAGGCTTTCACGCCGTCGACGGAATATTCTGAGTTGTTGAGCAATCCTTTGATGCGCACCAGGCCGCGGGCGTCGTTGGCATAGCGGGCCAGCGCACTTTTATAGGGCAGGCCATCGATCACGTTGTTGCGGTTGATAAAAAAGATGTAGCCGTTCTTGCCGTCTTCGTCTTTTACTTCCGCCCAGGTGCTGCGGCGGCCTTTGTACTCCACGATGAGCGTGCCTTTGGGGATGAACTTCTTTGTGAACAGACCTTTGCCTGCGTTGGGGATCGTTGACTTCTTAACGTAAAGTTGCTTTTCGAGTAGTGCCATTCAATTCAAAAGGTCCGGGTCGGTTACAAATCTATAAATGGGGCGCAAGATAAAAGAATTTATATGCCAACAAAAATCAATTGTGATGTGCGCATGCCAACGCGTCCGGTGCTTGTCTCAATCGTACACACACGGTCGTTGCTCGGAAAACGTTGAAAAAGGTTCCAGGGCAAGCGGATCACCCTTCAGCAAAGGGCAAGCGTTGCCCTTTGAGACACGACGTTTGACGCCTTTCCGCCGACCATGCAAACGAATGAGGCGTTAAAGCTCAACAAAAACTTAACACAGAAATTGTTTTTTGGTTTATGAAACCCGTCAGGAAAGGAAGGCTTTCACGATCAAACGGACGCTGACAAGGATGACGACCACGCCCACGATGATCATTATTTTTTTGACGGGCAGCTTCCGGGTAAGCTGCGCGGCGATGGGCGCGGCAACGAGCCCGCCGAGAATAAGTCCCACAATAATGTGAATGTATCCCACGCCAATGGTCGCAAAGAACGTGATGGAACTCGCCGACGAGATAAAGAACTCCGCCAGGTTCACCGACCCGATGGTGTAGCGCGGATTTCTGCCCTTGGCAATCAACGTCGACGCCACGATAGGCCCCCAACCACCCCCGCCGATCGAATCCATGAACCCGCCAAACGTAGCCAGCGCGGGAATATTTTTCGTTTTCGTTTTCGGCTGATGCTTGCGTATGGCTTTGCGCACAATGATGACGCCGAGCACCAGCGTATACGTTGCCACAATGGGCTTGAGGATGTAGTTATATTCCTCAAAAGAAGAAAGCAAGTAAGCCCCCGTCACCGCACCGGCAATACCGGGCAGCAACAGGCTCCGGAACAACTTCTTATTCACATTCTGCAACCGCAAATGCGAAAGTCCCGACGCCCCGCTGGTGAAGATCTCCGCCGTGTGCACACTGGCACTCGCCGCTGCCGGCGGCACCCCAAACGACATCAAAAAGGTGGAAGCACTCACCCCATAGGCCATCCCCAACGAACCATCGATCATCTGCGCAATAAATCCTCCCAACACAAAAAGAAAAAACTCCGGCCCCACTCCCGAAAGCCACTCGCTCCCGCGATCCACGATCACATCAAAATAAAACACCGAAGCCAACCCCACCAACACCCCGGCAGCCACCACCAGACCCAACACGGTCCTCCTACTCGTCAAATTTTTTTCCGCTGCCTCCATATCGCTTGTTCTATATTTTCAAGTAATGATTCATTCAGATGGGATCCACCCAACGAGAAAAGATCGCCCTCTAACAGAGCGATCCCATCCCTTGTTGGTGTCCCACCAACAAGTCCTCTCCCTTTGGGACCGACGCCGTTGTTGGCATTCTTCACCAACAACTCATCCCCTTTGGGATTATTTCTTCAACAACCCATCCACCGTAATCGAAAAATAATACAACGCCCCAATCGTAGGCCCCGCCGCATACTGGATATACCGGTTGTTCAGAACGTTCGTTCCACCCAGTTTCAGCGTCGATTTCAATTGTGGCAGTTTATACGACACTTGTGCGTCGAAGGTGTGGTATGCCGGGATGGTACCATTCGCCAGCGGGCTTTGCCACAGGAACGACTGCTGCCATCTGTACACCACGGCAAACCCGAGGTTCTTGGCCACTTCACGATTGCCGAACGTGATGTTGGTTGCCCAATTCGGCGTGTTGAAGCCGGTCACAAACACGTCGGGTTGATTATTTTGAGAGATGTTATTGTAGTTCAGGTTACCCCCTATAGTGTATTTCTTGTAGAAGTTGTAGGTCAGCCCCAGGGACGAACCGTAGTTGTGATACTTCTGCTTTGCGTTGGTATATACACGATAGCGTTTCTGACGCGGGGTCCGGTTGGCCGCCAGCATCGAGATCACCGCATCGTCGGAGCCGACTTGCACCTGCTGGTTGTCGTCTGGATATTTTCCGTCGCTGCTCAGGTAGGGCACAGCCACTTCCACCTGGCCGAGGAAACCGTCGTAGGTATTGGTGTAGGCGTCGATATCGATCACCAGGGTGTTATTGAACAACACGCTCTTGTAGCCCACTTCGAACGAATTGATTTTCTCCGGGCGGGTAGGCGACAGGTTGGTTGCCTCCAGCAAAGCACGGTTCTTCAAGGCAGCGTCGTTCGCGCTCAGGCCCGCTTTCACGTCGGTGTTGACGGCAGCATTAAAGGTGTTGATGGATGCCAGGGTATAGGAATTGTCCAGGTAGTTCAAACCGTCGTTGATGTAAGACAAGCCGCCCACGCGACGAATGTTACCGTTGTTCACAAACGAAAGGGCTTCGAACAGCGAAGGGAAACGGTAGCCGTTCTGGAACGAGGCCCGGAAGTTAT carries:
- a CDS encoding acyl-CoA thioesterase, whose product is MSGAAKPVSKSQTTITELMIPSYANFGGKIHGGILLSLMDKVAYACSSKHAGTYCVTVSVDRVEFLKPVEVGELVSLHASVNYVGRSSMIVGIRVEAEHVKNSTVRHTNSCYFTMVAKDDHDKPAEVPKLILETHNDVRRFIEAMHMKEIKSRINEQLDDVKSTLHVNEAMELLKKERCVIAFKDDE
- a CDS encoding SET domain-containing protein, yielding MALLEKQLYVKKSTIPNAGKGLFTKKFIPKGTLIVEYKGRRSTWAEVKDEDGKNGYIFFINRNNVIDGLPYKSALARYANDARGLVRIKGLLNNSEYSVDGVKAYIESKKDIPAGSEIFVDYGKDYWKVIRENVKLWKQEEKEAKQKNGTPLKSKKGAGKKRAHATAKRMEHGH
- a CDS encoding ribonuclease HII; translated protein: MLKSSFTKDLIEAGCDEAGRGCLAGPVVAAAVILPKKYRHKLLNDSKQLTKEEREKLREDIQRDAMAWAVGEIDHVEIDRINILNASFKAMHVALDKLTLRPELLLIDGNRFKPYGELRFECIIKGDGKYLSIAAASILAKTYRDDLMMRLAEDFPGYSWHTNVGYPTEAHRDGIRQLGITPHHRRSFTLLPDQLELF
- the gatC gene encoding Asp-tRNA(Asn)/Glu-tRNA(Gln) amidotransferase subunit GatC, with amino-acid sequence MKIDRALLDKIAHLSRLEFDEKDAEKMMKDMTAIVDWVEHLKEVDTAGVEPLTTMSHEINVLREDEVKEHLSHERALKNAPKKDSDYFRVPKVLE
- a CDS encoding lysophospholipid acyltransferase family protein, coding for MKILRGIHTAWGSLVFGILFLVLLPLFLIPIVFPSQYKLVGILNRWWARLLFTFIGVPFRTEYRATLDPKRQYIFCSNHFSYLDIPAMGLAPHNAIFVGKSGIETVPLFGWMYGKLHITVDRKKLKSRYTSVKRSMEAIDEGKNLIIFPEGGIVTKKDPVMAPFKDGAFRVAIEKQIPIVPVTIPYNWIILPPDEFLLRWHPLSVIFHQPLETTGLTAKDIDTLKQQVFTTIEQELKQHLKK
- a CDS encoding M24 family metallopeptidase, with the translated sequence MKYLLLLLGILLFPPAFAQNPLILPQREQAKVIDEILDDRLRTVLPALMRREGFDMWIVMSREYNEDPVIKTLLPATWMAARRTTMLVMFDRGEGKEMEYLAVARYDVGKVFKRAWDPDQQPDQWAQLASIIQERDPKKIGINKAEHYGHADGLTANDYELLLKSLNKKLHPRIASAERLAVSWLETRSEKEMVIYPQICRIAHEIIEEGFSDRVIQPGVTTTEDVVWWYREKISALKLDTWFHPSVSIQRSEPDAIFTKRLQPLVIQPGDLLHVDFGITYLRLNTDTQQHAYILKAGETDAPDYLKKALRQGNALQDILTGNFALNKTGNQILADSRRQAISQGLTPSIYTHPIGYHGHAAGTTIGQWDMQQGVPGSGDYAMHYNTAYSIELNVTTHIDEWKKDIQIKLEEDGFFDGEGKFRYIDGRQKELIVIPRRSTFNGD
- a CDS encoding NUDIX domain-containing protein gives rise to the protein MSQNEIKNPWTTLSGEEKYENPWIKVTEYQVLNPSGGKGIYGKVHFKNKAIGIVPVDAEGNTWLVGQYRYTLNAFHWEIPEGGSPSHEEAAFSARRELQEETGLTAKKWTELTQIHTSNSVTDEVGYIFLAEDLSQGESAREASEADMKVWKLPLSEAVAMVLRGEITDAISMTGLLLVARLKGR
- a CDS encoding MATE family efflux transporter, with product MTLKTHIKENFHLAYPVMLSNLGHVLMGFTDNIMVGHVGATELAAAGLATVAFNVLLLFGIGVSYAITPLVAEADGKKDDRGIVETMRHGLVINVINALLLAGVVYVGKRVLYHIGQPQEVIDKSIPFLSIITFSLIPVLVFQTFKQFAEGLSNTRVAMIIMVGSNVVNVLLNYMLIYGHGGFPAMGLVGSGWATFSSRVFMALAIAGYIYFAPEFRRFRGGFVLGNYSRALFNKMLHIGVPSGAQFIFEVAAFDFSLVMMGWLGTKTQAAHQIAINLATISYMTTAGLAAAATIRVSYFLGRNDVKNMKRAAYTLLGMALVFMSACALIFVLGRHWLPALYVNDAEVLRIAASLMIIAGLFQLSDGTQVVCISALRGLQDVKIPSVLIFIAYWIIGLPLGYGLAFKAGFGSLGIWLGLSIGLTLTALAMFFRLRLLMNRIPQAVAAA
- a CDS encoding sulfite exporter TauE/SafE family protein, translating into MEAAEKNLTSRRTVLGLVVAAGVLVGLASVFYFDVIVDRGSEWLSGVGPEFFLFVLGGFIAQMIDGSLGMAYGVSASTFLMSFGVPPAAASASVHTAEIFTSGASGLSHLRLQNVNKKLFRSLLLPGIAGAVTGAYLLSSFEEYNYILKPIVATYTLVLGVIIVRKAIRKHQPKTKTKNIPALATFGGFMDSIGGGGWGPIVASTLIAKGRNPRYTIGSVNLAEFFISSASSITFFATIGVGYIHIIVGLILGGLVAAPIAAQLTRKLPVKKIMIIVGVVVILVSVRLIVKAFLS